Proteins from a genomic interval of Capsicum annuum cultivar UCD-10X-F1 chromosome 4, UCD10Xv1.1, whole genome shotgun sequence:
- the LOC124897958 gene encoding uncharacterized protein LOC124897958, which yields MVSEKVISPVTDDDSKEKEEKATSDEIHVENKTPPLPFPQRKKVSRRGQLQEILGSSKAGSSKSSSVVILQSAPKYAKYLKDIVANKNWLTEYATVALTEKCTLKIQNKLLTKLKHPVDPVIPFILARTFLAIGKTLIDVEAWKMTMKLHDKREYFNVYEALKLPAICEELSTISFIDLESDHRLLLSENLLERVWPIGPSPKALINESSKLDLKVLIPHLRYVYLGHNDTLPVILSVGLYDIHVKEPMTVLKRKKKVIGWQISDITGINLAFCMHNINMEDGFKPRVQQQRKLNPVMEDVVWKEVIKWLDNGIVYPISDSKWVRPIHCIPKNSGINVVTNEANEIIPTCIVTGWRICIDYCKINEATKKNHYPVPFID from the exons ATGGTATCTGAGAAAGTTATCTCCCCAGTCACTGATGATGATTCtaaagaaaaggaggaaaaagctacaagtgatgaaattcatgTGGAAAATAAAACTCCACCTCTACCGTTCCCTCAAAGAAAAAAAGTATCAAGAAGAGGCCAATTACAAGAAATTTTGGGATCTTCTAAAGCAGGTTCAAGTAAATCTTCCTCTGTTGTTATTCTACAGAGTGCTCCCAAATATGCAAAATACCTGAAGGATATAGTGGCAAATAAGAACTGGTTGACAGAGTATGCTACAGTTGCACTTACTGAGAAGTGCACATTAAAGATTCAAAACAAATTGCTCACAAAGCTGAAGCATCCAG TTGATCCGGTCATTCCATTTATATTGGCACGGACCTTCCTAGCAATAGGAAAGACATTAATTGATGTAGAAGCATGGAAGATGACAATGAAATTACATGATAAAAGGGAATATTTTAATGTGTATGAGGCGCTAAAATTGCCAGCTATATGTGAGGAGTTGTCTACTATATCATTTATAGACCTTGAGTCAGATCATAGGTTGTTGTTGTCAGAAAATCTATTAGAGCGAgtttg GCCAATTGGCCCATCTCCCAAAGCTTTAATTAATGAATCTTCAAAATTGGATCTTAAGGTTCTTATTCCTCACTTGAGATATGTTTACCTTGGTCACAATGATACCTTGCCTGTTATTTTGTCTGTTGGATTATATGATATACATGTAAAGGAACCAATGACagtcttaaaaagaaaaaagaaggtgaTTGGTTGGCAAATATCTGACATTACAGGGATAAATCTAGCTTTTTGTATGCACAATATAAACATGGAAGACGGTTTCAAACCAAGAGTACAACAACAACGAAAATTGAATCCGGTGATGGAGGATGTGGTGTGGAAAGAGGTAATAAAGTGGCTTGATAATGGAATTGTTTATCCAATTTCAGACAGCAAGTGGGTAAGACCAATACACTGCATTCCAAAGAATAGTGGGATAAATGTAGTTACCAATGAAGCTAATGAGATAATTCCCACTTGTATAGTGACTGGATGGAGGATCTGTATTGACTATTGCAAGATTAATGAAGCCACAAAAAAGAACCACTATCCTGTCCCGTTCATTGATTAA
- the LOC124897959 gene encoding uncharacterized protein LOC124897959, with protein MSIKKLVEGDMIELTHGCSAIVDSAIVEKKDDPGVFLIPCTIGMHMFAKALCDLCASINLMPFVIYKMVGLNAPTPIYMRLLMVDHSIKRPVGILYDILVKVDKFILLAEFVVLDCEIGQTVPIILGHLFLPTGTSIVDLEMREINFRLQENEVTFKVGKT; from the coding sequence atgtcGATAAAGAAGCTTGTCGAAGGTGACATGATCGAACTCACCCATGGTTGTAGTGCTATTGTTGACAGTGCTATTGTGGAAAAGAAAGATGATCCTGGAGTTTTCCTAATTCCTTGTACCATTGGAATGCATATGTTTGCAAAAGCCCTATGCGACCTTTGTGCAAGTATCAACCTAATGCCCTTTGTCATCTATAAGATGGTTGGTTTGAATGCCCCTACCCCAATATATATGAGACTCTTAATGGTGGATCATTCTATCAAAAGGCCGGTGGGAATTTTATATGATATCCTAGTTAAAGTGGACAAGTTTATACTTTTGGCGGAATTTGTGGTCTTGGACTGTGAAATAGGTCAAACGGTACCTATCATTCTTGGTCATCTATTTTTACCCACTGGAACTTCTATTGTCGATTTAGAAATGAGGGAGATAAACTTTAGGTTGCAAGAGAATGAGGTTACTTTCAAGGTTGGTAAGACGTAA